One window from the genome of Candidatus Cloacimonadota bacterium encodes:
- a CDS encoding PTS sugar transporter subunit IIA, protein MTNNFRLYDFLSPERIIDIQSDSKDDALKELVEVIATSKEVSSRKIFEKKVFERERLMSTGIGYGIAVPHIRDDSISNFVIAIGRKTAGIKYDSIDNKPVKLIFMIGASHKQDKEYVRVLSRLVLRLKNKEFIKQLLKIKHPQDIYNLIKEHE, encoded by the coding sequence ATGACGAATAATTTTAGATTGTACGATTTTTTATCTCCCGAGAGAATTATTGATATTCAATCCGATTCAAAAGATGATGCCCTGAAGGAGCTGGTAGAGGTAATCGCCACGAGCAAAGAAGTTTCGAGCCGGAAAATTTTCGAGAAGAAGGTGTTTGAAAGGGAAAGATTGATGAGCACAGGTATCGGTTATGGGATTGCAGTTCCTCATATACGTGATGATTCTATCAGTAATTTTGTGATTGCTATTGGGAGGAAAACAGCTGGGATAAAATACGATTCAATTGATAACAAACCCGTAAAACTGATATTTATGATCGGTGCTTCCCACAAACAAGATAAAGAATATGTCCGTGTTTTATCGCGTTTGGTTTTACGACTAAAAAATAAAGAATTTATAAAGCAATTGCTTAAAATCAAGCACCCACAGGATATTTACAATCTCATAAAAGAACACGAATAA